The following coding sequences are from one Treponema parvum window:
- a CDS encoding type II toxin-antitoxin system HicB family antitoxin, with protein MKYVYPAIFEDDDGKIGVTVPDIPHCYTFGDNMADAIEMAKDCIEMMLASYEDDGQPIPPASKINKIKTRGTVSYILADTDEWRKEFDSRAVKKTLSIPAWLNTKAERASVNFSQTLQDALCQKLGIAR; from the coding sequence ATGAAATACGTGTATCCTGCGATTTTCGAAGACGATGACGGCAAAATCGGCGTAACCGTTCCGGATATTCCACACTGTTATACTTTTGGCGACAATATGGCGGACGCCATCGAAATGGCGAAAGACTGCATTGAAATGATGCTCGCAAGCTACGAGGACGACGGACAGCCGATTCCGCCTGCAAGCAAAATCAATAAAATAAAAACACGAGGAACCGTGTCGTATATCCTCGCGGATACGGACGAATGGCGAAAAGAATTTGACAGCAGGGCGGTAAAAAAAACGCTCTCGATTCCTGCATGGCTGAACACAAAAGCCGAAAGGGCTTCCGTCAATTTCAGCCAAACGCTGCAGGACGCCCTGTGTCAAAAACTCGGCATCGCCCGATAA
- a CDS encoding type II toxin-antitoxin system HicA family toxin, producing the protein MLKAWGNDMTKLEIERKFKKAGWKIVHGKAHDLAISPTGQKVPITRHAGDIPTGTAQKILKDGGLK; encoded by the coding sequence ATGTTAAAGGCATGGGGGAACGATATGACGAAGCTTGAAATTGAACGAAAGTTCAAGAAAGCCGGCTGGAAAATCGTTCACGGTAAGGCACACGACCTTGCGATCAGTCCGACAGGGCAAAAAGTGCCGATCACACGCCATGCAGGGGACATACCGACGGGTACGGCCCAAAAAATCTTAAAAGACGGTGGTCTTAAATAG
- a CDS encoding 1-acyl-sn-glycerol-3-phosphate acyltransferase — translation MALSLRQKYGKYFSLMSSLTKAAPKIDATNVYEEANIETRKVMYSMLKENMLPGTRLENVENFKAFNEAVKSGKRGLILMEHYSNMDLPALIYQLACYKEPWGKELSDRIVAIAGMKLNEENPMVRAWAEGFTRVIIYPSRSLESVENKEIPEEEKLAEKKRARAINLAAMRAIDACKKRGQVILVFPSGTRYRPGKPETKRGLREVDSYLRMFDVMILVSINGNCLRLDPENTEDMLADLVYEDIIIQASSPVIECKKFREDILNKLPKDDPDPKQKVVNEIMSIFDRQHDEIEKIREKEIEKI, via the coding sequence ATGGCGTTATCTTTAAGACAAAAATACGGTAAATATTTTTCACTTATGTCATCTCTTACCAAGGCCGCGCCTAAAATCGATGCTACGAACGTATACGAAGAAGCGAATATTGAAACCAGAAAAGTCATGTATTCCATGCTTAAAGAAAACATGCTTCCGGGGACAAGACTTGAAAACGTTGAAAATTTTAAAGCCTTTAACGAGGCTGTAAAAAGCGGAAAGCGCGGGCTAATCCTTATGGAGCATTACAGCAACATGGATTTACCGGCTCTCATATATCAGCTGGCCTGTTACAAAGAACCGTGGGGAAAGGAACTGTCCGACCGCATTGTCGCGATTGCAGGCATGAAACTGAATGAAGAAAATCCTATGGTACGTGCATGGGCGGAAGGATTTACTCGCGTTATAATCTATCCGAGTCGCAGTCTGGAATCCGTTGAAAATAAAGAAATCCCTGAAGAAGAAAAACTTGCCGAAAAAAAACGCGCCCGCGCCATTAACCTTGCGGCAATGCGCGCCATAGATGCGTGCAAAAAGAGGGGACAGGTTATCTTAGTGTTTCCGTCGGGAACCCGCTATCGCCCCGGAAAACCCGAAACAAAACGCGGGCTTCGCGAAGTAGACAGTTACCTCCGCATGTTTGATGTGATGATTCTCGTTTCCATAAACGGAAACTGCCTGCGCCTTGATCCTGAAAACACGGAAGACATGCTGGCGGACTTGGTCTATGAAGACATAATAATACAAGCGTCAAGCCCCGTCATAGAATGCAAAAAATTCAGGGAAGATATTTTAAACAAACTTCCCAAAGACGATCCCGATCCCAAACAAAAAGTCGTGAACGAAATCATGTCAATATTTGACAGGCAGCATGATGAAATTGAAAAGATTCGGGAAAAAGAAATAGAAAAAATTTAA
- a CDS encoding NAD(P)/FAD-dependent oxidoreductase: MQYDVAVIGCGIVGAAAAYTLSKYKLNIAVVEAENDVSDVTTKANSGILHAGFDPEPGTTMAKLNVDGVAMAKDLCKDLDVPVSWCGSYVVAFSDSEMKTLKDLYDRGVANGVPGMEILNAKQVQNKEKNLSTKIKGALFAPSAGVVSPWEYALAFIETAVKNGTTLHRNFKVNSIIKAENGGYVVKSESGSEVSAKYVVNAAGLNSDVIHNLVSPPTFKIKPVKGEYYLLDKNTGGLVKHVIFQCPNENGKGVLVSPTAHGNIIVGPNASPSAKDDVSVTSKGLDFVAEKARLSVPNLDLRTSIRNFAGVRANVDTDDFIIAEAENAKGFIDLAGIKSPGLTSAPAIAVRCLELLEKSGLPLEEKKVYTDKRQRIRFKELSLKEKTELIKHNPLYGRIICRCETITEGEILEALASPVPPVSIDGIKRRCGTGMGRCQGGFCGPRVIEILMKKTHMSYKDVILDKEASFMLSGITKKESEKDLMEGAL, encoded by the coding sequence ATGCAATACGACGTAGCCGTGATCGGCTGTGGAATCGTAGGCGCAGCGGCGGCATATACGCTTTCAAAGTATAAGCTCAACATAGCTGTCGTCGAAGCTGAAAACGATGTTTCCGATGTTACGACAAAAGCAAACAGCGGTATTCTTCACGCAGGGTTCGATCCTGAACCGGGAACAACAATGGCCAAACTTAACGTAGACGGAGTTGCCATGGCCAAAGATCTGTGCAAAGACCTTGACGTTCCCGTGTCATGGTGCGGTTCCTATGTAGTAGCTTTTTCCGATTCCGAAATGAAAACTCTAAAAGACCTGTACGACAGGGGCGTAGCAAACGGCGTTCCGGGCATGGAAATTCTAAATGCAAAACAGGTGCAAAACAAAGAAAAAAATCTTTCCACTAAAATAAAAGGCGCTCTGTTCGCACCGTCTGCGGGAGTGGTATCTCCGTGGGAGTATGCCCTCGCCTTCATTGAAACCGCCGTAAAAAACGGCACAACCCTTCACAGAAATTTCAAAGTAAATTCGATAATCAAAGCTGAAAACGGCGGATACGTCGTAAAAAGCGAATCAGGGAGCGAAGTGTCGGCAAAATACGTCGTAAACGCGGCAGGCTTGAATTCCGACGTCATTCACAACTTGGTTTCACCTCCGACGTTTAAAATAAAACCCGTAAAAGGCGAATACTACCTTTTAGACAAAAATACAGGCGGCCTAGTAAAGCACGTGATCTTTCAGTGTCCGAATGAAAACGGCAAGGGAGTTTTAGTGTCGCCCACAGCGCACGGAAACATAATCGTAGGGCCGAACGCAAGCCCTTCCGCAAAGGACGACGTAAGCGTCACGAGCAAAGGCCTTGACTTTGTCGCGGAAAAAGCGCGCCTTTCGGTACCAAACTTGGATCTTCGCACATCGATAAGAAATTTTGCTGGAGTGAGAGCAAATGTGGATACGGACGATTTTATAATCGCCGAAGCCGAAAACGCCAAAGGCTTCATAGACCTTGCAGGCATAAAATCGCCGGGTCTGACTTCGGCTCCGGCAATAGCGGTGCGCTGCCTTGAACTGCTTGAAAAATCAGGGCTCCCGCTGGAAGAAAAAAAAGTTTACACGGACAAAAGACAAAGGATCAGGTTCAAAGAACTTTCTTTGAAAGAAAAAACGGAGCTTATAAAGCACAATCCGCTTTACGGAAGGATAATCTGTCGCTGCGAAACCATTACGGAAGGAGAGATTCTTGAAGCCCTAGCTTCGCCTGTGCCGCCCGTCTCAATAGACGGCATAAAACGCCGCTGCGGAACGGGAATGGGCCGCTGCCAAGGAGGATTCTGCGGCCCGCGCGTGATAGAAATTCTTATGAAAAAAACACACATGAGCTATAAAGATGTTATTCTCGATAAAGAGGCGTCTTTTATGCTTTCGGGAATAACGAAAAAAGAATCGGAAAAAGATCTGATGGAAGGTGCCCTATGA
- a CDS encoding NAD(P)/FAD-dependent oxidoreductase, producing the protein MNGSYELIVVGAGPAGLAAALEAWNNGLRKILIVERAKEAGGILMQCIHNGFGLHYFKEELTGPEYAGRFVNMVSETGIEIKLDTMVLEITCDKKVHTINTSDGYCIYDAKSIVLAMGCRERTRGAIATPGTRPAGIYTAGTAQRLLNIEGYMVGKRVLILGSGDIGLIMARRMTLEGAKVLACVEIMPYSGGLTRNIVQCLHDFDIPLYLSHSIVDIKGDKRVEKAVVMKLDENRKPVPGSEMEFDCDTILLSVGLIPENELTEKASISMDARTRGAVVFENRETSVPGIFACGNAVHVHDLVDFVTEEGQIAGRGSARFVMQGKNTPLATDKENIIEISNGFDVGYTVPQKIRSGNFSDKIGVYFRVRSVHKTPAFISVKSADKEIYRVKRTHLAPGEMERIDLTKKMLADVNGKISIGIETEQAVK; encoded by the coding sequence ATGAACGGATCCTATGAACTCATTGTCGTCGGCGCGGGGCCTGCAGGTTTGGCGGCCGCACTTGAAGCGTGGAATAACGGACTCAGAAAGATACTTATAGTCGAGCGGGCAAAAGAGGCCGGCGGAATTTTGATGCAGTGCATACATAACGGGTTCGGCCTGCACTACTTCAAAGAGGAACTGACGGGCCCTGAATACGCCGGCCGATTCGTGAACATGGTATCGGAAACGGGCATAGAAATAAAACTTGACACTATGGTTTTGGAAATCACTTGCGACAAAAAAGTCCACACCATAAATACTTCGGACGGGTACTGCATTTACGACGCTAAAAGCATTGTCCTTGCCATGGGCTGCCGTGAAAGAACCCGCGGCGCCATAGCTACACCCGGAACCAGGCCTGCAGGAATTTATACGGCGGGAACTGCCCAGCGTCTTTTGAACATCGAAGGATACATGGTGGGTAAGCGCGTGCTCATTTTAGGCAGCGGAGACATCGGACTCATAATGGCGCGACGAATGACTCTTGAAGGAGCCAAAGTTCTTGCCTGCGTCGAGATAATGCCGTATTCGGGAGGGCTTACGCGCAATATAGTCCAATGTCTGCACGACTTTGACATTCCGTTATACCTGTCGCATTCCATAGTCGACATAAAAGGTGATAAGCGCGTAGAAAAAGCCGTCGTTATGAAACTTGATGAAAATCGAAAGCCTGTCCCCGGAAGCGAAATGGAATTTGACTGCGACACAATACTTTTAAGCGTGGGGCTTATTCCCGAAAACGAGCTTACTGAAAAAGCTTCGATATCTATGGATGCGAGAACGCGGGGCGCCGTAGTTTTTGAAAACAGAGAAACTTCCGTGCCGGGAATTTTTGCCTGCGGAAACGCCGTACACGTGCACGACCTTGTAGACTTTGTAACCGAAGAAGGACAGATAGCCGGCCGCGGAAGCGCACGGTTCGTCATGCAAGGTAAAAACACTCCTCTTGCGACGGATAAAGAAAATATTATAGAAATCTCCAACGGCTTTGACGTAGGTTATACCGTTCCTCAAAAAATAAGAAGCGGGAATTTCAGCGATAAGATAGGCGTTTATTTTCGCGTACGTTCAGTACACAAAACTCCAGCCTTTATAAGCGTAAAATCCGCCGACAAAGAAATTTACCGCGTAAAGCGCACACACTTGGCGCCGGGCGAAATGGAAAGAATAGACCTCACAAAAAAAATGCTTGCCGATGTGAACGGTAAAATATCAATCGGCATTGAAACCGAACAAGCCGTAAAATAA
- a CDS encoding DUF1667 domain-containing protein yields MKNIICICCPTGCHLSVDETKGFAVSGNLCKRGEIYGKQEIQDPRRIVTSTVAVKGGRYSRCPVKTSGTIPKGMMFDAMKTLDNIIIKAPIKTGQVIIKDICGSQVDFIATQTIEAR; encoded by the coding sequence ATGAAAAATATAATCTGTATTTGCTGCCCGACGGGCTGCCACTTAAGCGTAGACGAAACCAAGGGCTTTGCCGTCAGCGGGAATCTATGTAAACGCGGTGAAATTTACGGTAAGCAGGAAATTCAGGACCCGCGCCGCATAGTGACAAGCACCGTCGCCGTAAAAGGCGGACGATACTCGCGCTGCCCGGTAAAAACCAGCGGCACGATCCCCAAAGGAATGATGTTCGACGCAATGAAAACCCTCGACAATATTATAATAAAGGCTCCCATAAAAACGGGACAAGTTATTATAAAAGATATCTGCGGAAGTCAAGTAGACTTTATCGCAACGCAGACGATCGAAGCCAGATAG
- a CDS encoding YoaK family protein → METKIRKNNENIKIGICLSLLGGFLDSYSYILKGNVFANAQTGNVVLIFIALANREFNKSVKYLIPVVTFAVGIFISELLKTKKNLRSHIRLKIILILEAVLIACIAFFGKNYSNHAVNCVISLIAAVQVANFDRIDNSPIATTMITGNLKSGMIQLSQYIHTKNRDCLYSFIKYIIVICNFGIGVIIGCVSIRLYSEYSILMCELFLVLTYITIEEDKTGLP, encoded by the coding sequence ATGGAAACGAAGATTAGAAAAAACAACGAAAATATTAAAATCGGAATTTGCTTGTCGCTGCTCGGCGGATTCCTTGATTCCTATTCGTACATTCTCAAAGGCAATGTTTTTGCAAACGCGCAAACAGGAAACGTGGTGCTTATCTTTATTGCATTGGCAAACCGTGAATTCAATAAAAGCGTAAAATATCTTATACCGGTTGTTACCTTTGCCGTCGGAATATTCATATCGGAATTGTTAAAAACAAAAAAGAATTTGCGCTCGCACATAAGACTTAAAATTATTTTGATACTGGAAGCTGTGTTGATAGCCTGTATCGCGTTTTTCGGCAAAAATTATTCCAATCATGCGGTCAACTGCGTTATATCGCTTATTGCGGCGGTTCAGGTAGCGAATTTCGACAGAATAGATAACAGCCCCATCGCTACTACGATGATCACCGGAAATTTAAAGAGCGGTATGATTCAATTGTCGCAATACATTCATACGAAAAACCGAGATTGTCTTTATTCGTTTATCAAATACATCATTGTGATTTGCAATTTCGGTATAGGCGTAATCATAGGCTGTGTTTCGATAAGATTATATTCGGAGTATTCGATATTGATGTGTGAATTGTTTTTGGTATTAACGTACATCACAATTGAAGAGGATAAAACCGGTTTGCCCTGA
- a CDS encoding M48 family metallopeptidase, whose product MNYSNIFVIIFLASTVFSLFLDQALEFLDYYNRLKNGRKVPKELSGIIVEEKLKCICAYEDAKYVLQIPESILYAGLSLLLVCGGVYAFILKFTLQNVTHAAFFAVFLFALVSSVPGKIVSLPFELYREFSIEKRFGFSVMTFKMWVLDRIKDCIVPLCITALLLAVMTLIFSVFRSSWWIFLAAAYICISLLISLIYPLFIAPLFNKFTALPEGELKDRLEKLLAKCAFKAKGLFVMDASRRSRHSNAYFTGFGNAKRVVLYDTLIKQLLPQEIEAVLAHELGHYKKHHIVKRLCIMIPLVILALFAAYRLSLSRGMLDAFGFSFLNESYRTVECFTSLFLLGIVFGGFGGLLGAVGNYFSRKDEFEADAFAAKICGDGGDLSNALIKLNMENMSEISVPKIYSVFNYNHPPLLERLRALGYKGGGVNR is encoded by the coding sequence ATGAATTACTCGAATATTTTTGTTATTATTTTTTTGGCATCGACGGTATTTTCTTTGTTCTTGGATCAAGCGCTCGAATTTCTTGACTATTATAACCGCTTGAAAAACGGACGCAAGGTTCCCAAAGAGCTTTCCGGCATAATCGTTGAAGAAAAATTAAAATGCATCTGCGCATACGAAGATGCAAAATATGTGCTGCAGATTCCTGAAAGCATATTGTACGCGGGGCTTTCTCTGCTTTTAGTCTGCGGCGGAGTTTACGCTTTTATTTTGAAATTTACACTTCAAAACGTTACGCACGCCGCTTTTTTTGCAGTCTTTTTATTTGCGCTTGTCTCGTCTGTTCCGGGAAAGATCGTTTCGCTTCCTTTTGAGCTTTACCGGGAATTTTCAATAGAAAAACGTTTCGGTTTTTCGGTAATGACGTTTAAGATGTGGGTTTTAGACCGAATAAAAGACTGTATAGTCCCGCTTTGTATTACGGCGCTGCTTCTTGCCGTGATGACCCTAATATTTTCGGTGTTCAGATCTTCATGGTGGATATTTTTAGCCGCCGCTTACATATGTATTTCGCTGCTGATTTCGCTAATTTATCCCTTGTTTATCGCTCCGCTCTTCAATAAATTTACCGCCTTACCCGAAGGCGAACTTAAAGACCGCCTTGAAAAACTTCTTGCAAAATGTGCTTTTAAAGCTAAAGGACTTTTCGTTATGGACGCTTCAAGACGGAGCCGTCATTCAAACGCGTATTTTACCGGATTCGGGAACGCCAAAAGGGTAGTTCTTTACGATACTCTTATAAAACAGCTTCTCCCGCAGGAAATAGAAGCCGTTCTCGCCCACGAGCTGGGTCACTATAAAAAACACCATATCGTAAAGCGGCTTTGCATAATGATTCCGCTCGTTATCCTTGCGCTGTTTGCGGCGTACAGGTTAAGTTTATCGCGCGGAATGCTCGACGCCTTCGGCTTTTCTTTTTTAAATGAAAGTTATAGAACTGTGGAATGTTTTACGTCTCTTTTTTTACTGGGAATAGTTTTCGGCGGATTCGGCGGCTTGTTAGGCGCTGTGGGTAATTATTTTTCCAGAAAGGACGAATTTGAGGCGGACGCTTTTGCCGCAAAAATCTGCGGAGACGGAGGAGATCTTTCTAATGCGCTTATAAAATTGAATATGGAAAACATGTCGGAAATTTCAGTTCCTAAAATTTATTCGGTTTTTAACTATAACCATCCGCCTTTATTGGAAAGGTTACGTGCGCTGGGATATAAAGGCGGCGGCGTAAATAGATAA
- a CDS encoding fructose-1,6-bisphosphatase — translation MEDCKKYLKILARQYPSERAVITKLVNTQSVLNLPKGTEHFLTDIHGEYEQFNHVLKNGSGSIWQKIEEVFGFSESEASKKELATLIYYPRERLELERSLHAQDINDWYTVILHRLVLILRRVSSKYTRSHVRKLIPQDYSYIIEELTTEKEEISDKKAYYSSIIATIIRIGAAEEFIITFCNLIQKLVIYKLHIIGDIFDRGPSPHLIMDKLLDYHSVDIQWGNHDIVWMGAAAGSKACIANVLRMSAKYKSLDLLIDGYGINLTQFFAFAAKVYKKSGEKSLLNAAAMIQFKLEGQIILEHPEFEMNDRLFFDTLDVQKGTVKIEGKTWKLNSADFPTFNPKDPYSLTSEEEEIMNRLRSSFLHSEKLQKHVHFLFTKGSIYKIYNGNLLYHGCVPLAKDGSFAKVNIYGKEFSGKALYDELEIWARRAFFSKQGSAERQKGEIMIWYLWTGPYSPMFGKNKMATFERMFVEEDEPKVEEKNTYYKTLEDPEMIKKIFAEFGIDYNTGHIINGHVPQKVKKGETPIKCGGKLLIIDGGFSAAYHEATGIAGYTLVSNSRGIRLVVHKKFENTQSAIMNETDIASETITVETFAKRKFIADTEHGQSLKEFAADLEELLEAYRDGSIPYANE, via the coding sequence ATGGAAGATTGTAAAAAGTATTTGAAAATTCTTGCACGGCAATATCCTTCGGAACGTGCCGTGATTACGAAGTTGGTCAATACTCAGTCCGTTTTAAATTTGCCCAAAGGTACGGAGCATTTTTTGACCGACATACACGGGGAATACGAACAGTTTAATCATGTTTTAAAAAACGGATCGGGTTCAATATGGCAGAAAATTGAAGAGGTTTTCGGCTTTTCCGAATCCGAGGCTTCAAAAAAGGAACTGGCAACCCTTATCTATTATCCGCGAGAACGCCTTGAACTTGAGCGGTCTTTACATGCTCAGGATATTAACGACTGGTACACGGTCATCCTGCACCGCCTTGTTCTCATCCTCCGGCGAGTTTCTTCAAAGTATACGCGCTCCCATGTAAGAAAACTGATTCCTCAGGATTATTCATACATAATAGAAGAACTTACAACCGAAAAAGAAGAAATAAGCGACAAAAAAGCTTATTATTCGTCGATTATTGCGACAATAATCCGTATAGGCGCTGCGGAAGAATTTATTATAACATTTTGCAATCTTATTCAAAAACTTGTCATTTATAAGCTCCACATCATAGGCGATATTTTTGACAGAGGGCCTTCCCCGCATTTGATTATGGATAAGCTTTTGGATTATCATTCCGTGGACATTCAATGGGGTAATCACGATATAGTGTGGATGGGCGCTGCTGCGGGAAGCAAGGCGTGTATCGCAAACGTTTTGCGCATGTCGGCAAAGTACAAATCTTTGGATCTTCTTATAGACGGATACGGAATAAATCTCACGCAGTTTTTTGCGTTTGCCGCCAAAGTTTATAAAAAATCCGGAGAAAAAAGTCTTTTAAATGCCGCAGCGATGATTCAGTTTAAGCTCGAAGGCCAAATTATCCTTGAGCATCCGGAATTTGAGATGAACGACAGGCTGTTTTTCGACACTCTCGACGTTCAAAAAGGAACGGTAAAGATCGAAGGAAAAACATGGAAACTCAATTCCGCCGATTTTCCGACTTTTAATCCCAAGGATCCGTATTCTCTTACGTCGGAAGAAGAAGAAATAATGAACAGGCTCAGGTCTTCGTTCCTTCACAGTGAAAAGCTTCAAAAACACGTACATTTTTTGTTTACGAAGGGCAGCATCTACAAGATTTACAACGGAAATTTGCTCTATCACGGCTGCGTACCTTTGGCCAAAGACGGTAGTTTTGCAAAGGTAAATATCTACGGAAAAGAATTTTCCGGTAAGGCCTTGTACGACGAACTTGAAATTTGGGCGCGCCGGGCGTTTTTTTCAAAGCAGGGCAGCGCGGAACGACAAAAGGGCGAGATCATGATATGGTATTTGTGGACGGGGCCGTATTCTCCCATGTTCGGTAAAAACAAGATGGCGACCTTCGAGCGCATGTTTGTCGAGGAAGACGAACCTAAGGTTGAAGAAAAAAACACTTACTATAAAACGCTTGAAGATCCTGAAATGATAAAGAAAATCTTTGCCGAATTCGGAATAGATTACAATACCGGCCACATAATAAACGGGCATGTGCCTCAAAAAGTAAAAAAAGGTGAAACTCCTATAAAGTGCGGAGGAAAACTTCTTATAATCGACGGGGGATTTTCCGCCGCCTATCACGAAGCTACGGGGATAGCGGGCTATACGCTCGTTTCCAATTCGCGCGGAATACGGCTGGTAGTGCATAAGAAGTTTGAAAATACGCAGTCGGCCATTATGAACGAAACCGACATTGCATCGGAAACCATTACCGTGGAAACTTTTGCAAAAAGAAAATTCATCGCCGACACTGAACACGGGCAGTCGCTGAAAGAATTTGCGGCAGACCTCGAAGAGCTTTTGGAAGCCTATAGGGACGGAAGTATTCCTTATGCTAATGAATAG
- a CDS encoding TRAP transporter large permease: MNFLLLCFVVFLVMGMPIAFVIGISGFAYFLSQPVLPFEAAVQMIVLQSQSFAFLAVPFFIFAGNLMNVSGITEQLLGLARLLTRRMYGGTAQVSVVMSTLMGGVSGSATADAAMETRILGPEMMRLGYSKGYICSVNCLTALITATIPPSLGLIIFGFIGEVSIGRLFAAGIVPGFLMTFFLMATTTITSRIKKYEPPKADAPKLSFRELFDNLKVSIWALLFPVILIVGIRFGIFTPSESGAFAVIYAIIIGKFIYKKLTWENFKSALLTTLKDNGAIMLIIAMSGPFSYAITWVRLPAVLSSFIFGITDNPHVLTLIMLGFLFITGMFVDSNVNFLLLTPIFLPMVTSVGMDPVHFGVLMATIVTLGVMTPPIGSALYTVCGIIDCPPEEYTKESLPFLLAILIELSILVFLPDLVLFIPNMIFGKV; the protein is encoded by the coding sequence ATGAATTTTTTGTTATTATGCTTTGTGGTCTTTCTTGTTATGGGAATGCCCATTGCTTTTGTTATAGGTATTTCGGGGTTCGCCTATTTTTTAAGTCAACCCGTATTACCGTTTGAAGCCGCCGTGCAAATGATAGTTTTGCAAAGTCAGTCTTTCGCTTTTCTTGCCGTTCCCTTTTTTATATTCGCAGGTAATCTGATGAATGTTTCGGGAATTACCGAGCAGCTTTTAGGACTTGCAAGATTGCTTACGCGCCGCATGTACGGAGGAACCGCGCAGGTTTCCGTCGTCATGTCGACTTTGATGGGCGGCGTTTCAGGTTCCGCGACGGCGGACGCCGCTATGGAAACGCGGATTTTAGGTCCTGAAATGATGAGGCTGGGCTACAGTAAAGGGTACATATGTTCCGTAAACTGTCTTACGGCTCTCATAACCGCGACGATTCCGCCAAGTCTAGGGCTCATAATATTCGGCTTTATAGGAGAAGTTTCCATAGGAAGACTTTTTGCCGCAGGCATAGTGCCGGGCTTTCTGATGACGTTTTTTCTTATGGCGACGACTACTATAACAAGCCGCATAAAGAAATACGAACCGCCTAAGGCCGACGCACCCAAGCTTTCATTCCGCGAACTTTTTGATAATTTAAAAGTATCAATATGGGCTCTTCTTTTCCCTGTAATCTTGATCGTTGGAATACGGTTCGGCATATTTACCCCGTCCGAATCTGGAGCGTTTGCCGTTATTTATGCTATTATAATTGGAAAATTCATATATAAAAAACTGACGTGGGAAAATTTTAAATCCGCTCTTCTTACGACGCTTAAGGATAACGGGGCTATAATGCTTATCATCGCCATGTCCGGTCCGTTCAGTTATGCGATCACATGGGTAAGACTTCCTGCGGTATTGAGTTCCTTTATCTTTGGAATTACGGACAACCCACATGTGCTTACTCTTATCATGCTCGGATTCTTGTTCATTACGGGAATGTTTGTGGACAGCAATGTAAACTTTTTGCTTTTAACGCCTATCTTTTTGCCCATGGTTACAAGCGTAGGAATGGATCCAGTCCATTTCGGAGTTCTCATGGCTACGATCGTTACCTTAGGTGTAATGACGCCGCCTATAGGTTCCGCGCTTTATACCGTGTGCGGTATTATAGACTGTCCTCCCGAAGAGTATACGAAGGAAAGCCTTCCGTTCCTTCTTGCAATTTTAATTGAGCTTTCGATTCTTGTGTTTTTGCCGGATTTAGTATTGTTTATTCCCAATATGATATTCGGGAAGGTGTGA
- a CDS encoding TRAP transporter small permease yields MKKLYGILCKAEIIVCGVGFIFLILFVFMSAILRFFRVSMSWNIDLAMLLLAWTAFLGADIAWRSGQLIGIDLLTRYLPKKLQKTVSVLIYVIIFCTLVVIAVYGCRLAWTERLRTYQSMPIPYSIVTLSLVVASASMAVSTIGKIKKIIIYFNEKSEKDAAR; encoded by the coding sequence ATGAAAAAACTATATGGAATCCTTTGCAAGGCCGAAATTATCGTATGCGGCGTAGGATTCATTTTTTTAATTCTTTTTGTTTTTATGTCGGCCATACTTCGTTTTTTCCGCGTATCAATGTCATGGAACATTGATCTGGCTATGCTTCTTTTGGCGTGGACGGCGTTTTTAGGCGCGGACATAGCGTGGCGCAGCGGCCAGCTTATAGGAATAGATTTGCTTACGCGTTATTTACCCAAAAAACTGCAAAAAACAGTATCGGTTTTGATATATGTCATTATTTTTTGTACTTTAGTGGTCATCGCCGTTTACGGCTGCCGCCTTGCATGGACGGAACGCTTAAGAACTTATCAGTCCATGCCGATCCCTTATTCAATAGTAACCTTGAGCCTCGTCGTCGCGTCCGCTTCAATGGCGGTTTCTACTATAGGAAAAATAAAGAAGATCATAATTTATTTTAATGAAAAGTCCGAAAAAGACGCCGCACGATAA